In Paraburkholderia caribensis, a single window of DNA contains:
- a CDS encoding MerR family transcriptional regulator, giving the protein MNTQYTITELAREFDVTPRAIRFYEDQGLLSPSREGSSGLRRVYSGRDRTRLRLTLRGKRLGFTLSEIRDLLDLYDSPTDTQPQLQAFLATVVRHREVLERQREDLNATLEDLAQYEAQARALLESGTRGDGYSDAEKLAHEDTKAS; this is encoded by the coding sequence ATGAACACCCAATACACGATTACCGAACTGGCCCGCGAATTCGACGTGACGCCGCGCGCGATCCGCTTTTACGAGGACCAGGGTTTACTCTCACCGAGCCGCGAGGGCTCGAGCGGATTGCGCCGCGTGTACTCGGGCCGCGACCGCACACGGCTGCGGCTGACCTTGCGCGGCAAGCGGCTGGGGTTCACGTTGTCGGAAATTCGCGATCTGCTCGACCTGTACGATTCTCCGACGGACACCCAACCGCAGTTGCAGGCGTTCCTCGCGACGGTGGTCCGACATCGCGAAGTGCTGGAACGTCAGCGCGAAGACCTCAACGCGACGCTCGAAGATCTCGCCCAATACGAAGCGCAGGCGCGTGCGCTGCTCGAAAGCGGCACGCGCGGCGACGGCTACAGCGACGCAGAGAAACTCGCGCACGAAGATACGAAGGCAAGCTGA
- a CDS encoding MBL fold metallo-hydrolase has product MNALEHQLDYPFADQMPAAGMTQEVAPGVYWLRMPLPFALNHINLWLLRDEIDGQKGWTIVDCGIASDEIKANWETLFDTALEGLPVLRVIVTHCHPDHLGLADWLCEGGEKKRWNVRLWITLGEYMLGRVMAAGDGSNAGGEGAARHFARHGLRDEASLDKLRNRKSYYANLVPAVPGQYRRMRDGDALSIGGRTWRVVTGFGHSPEHCALHAEADGVLISGDMVLPRISTNVSVFDIEPEGNPLALYLGSLGRYETMAPDTLVLPSHGKPFRGLHTRIGQLRDHHAARLAEVREACAQKPCSAADIVPIMFRRELDIHQMTFAMGEALAHLHLLWLQGELKRVLGEDGVIRFEGEVS; this is encoded by the coding sequence ATGAATGCTCTCGAACACCAACTCGACTATCCATTCGCGGACCAGATGCCCGCCGCCGGCATGACGCAGGAAGTCGCGCCGGGCGTCTACTGGCTGCGCATGCCGTTGCCGTTCGCGCTGAACCACATCAACCTCTGGCTGCTGCGCGACGAAATCGACGGGCAGAAGGGCTGGACGATCGTCGATTGCGGGATCGCTTCGGACGAGATCAAGGCGAACTGGGAAACGCTATTCGACACGGCGCTCGAAGGCCTGCCCGTGCTGCGCGTGATCGTCACGCATTGTCATCCGGATCACCTCGGGCTCGCGGACTGGTTGTGCGAGGGCGGCGAGAAGAAGCGCTGGAACGTGCGTCTGTGGATCACCCTCGGCGAGTACATGCTGGGCCGCGTAATGGCGGCGGGCGACGGCTCGAACGCGGGCGGCGAGGGCGCGGCGCGGCACTTCGCGCGGCATGGACTGCGCGACGAGGCGTCGCTCGACAAACTGCGCAACCGCAAGAGTTATTACGCGAACCTGGTACCGGCCGTGCCGGGGCAATACCGGCGCATGCGCGACGGCGATGCGCTGTCGATCGGCGGGCGGACGTGGCGGGTCGTGACGGGCTTCGGTCATTCGCCGGAGCATTGTGCCTTGCACGCGGAAGCGGACGGCGTGCTCATTTCCGGCGATATGGTGTTGCCGCGCATTTCGACGAACGTATCGGTATTCGACATCGAGCCGGAAGGCAATCCGCTGGCGCTGTATCTCGGTTCGCTTGGGCGTTATGAAACGATGGCGCCGGATACGCTCGTGCTGCCTTCGCATGGCAAGCCGTTTCGCGGTCTGCATACGCGCATCGGACAGTTGCGCGATCACCATGCGGCGCGGCTGGCGGAAGTGCGTGAAGCGTGCGCCCAGAAGCCGTGTAGCGCGGCGGATATCGTTCCCATCATGTTCAGGCGGGAACTCGATATTCATCAGATGACGTTTGCGATGGGCGAAGCGCTCGCGCATTTGCATCTGCTGTGGCTTCAGGGCGAATTGAAGCGGGTGTTGGGGGAGGACGGGGTGATCCGGTTCGAGGGCGAGGTCAGCTAG
- a CDS encoding ABC transporter substrate-binding protein yields MRFKLLAAAAALTALATVPALAVAKPLTVCTESSPDGFDVVQYNSLVTTNASADVIFNSLVSYDEAAKKVVPSLADKWDVSTDGLTYTFHLRPNVQFQTTDYFKPTRALNADDVVFTFSRMLDDNNPWHKVAGASGFPHAQSMGLVKLIKAVSKVDDNTVKFELNEPNATFVSILTMGFASIYSAEYADQLLKAGKQADLNAKPIGTGPFVLKGYTKDSIIRYDVNPSYWGAKPKIDRLIYAITPDAAVRAQKVKAGECQIALSPKPQDVADAKQDKSLAVVQTPAFMTAFVALNTQKKPLDNQKVRAALNMAFDRTSYLKAVFDNTATPATNPYPPNTWSYDKAVKPWPYDAEKAKKLLAEAGYPNGFETTIWVRPNGSVLNPNPKAGAEMLQADFAKIGVKAEVKVIEWGELIKQAKQGQHDTLFMGWAGDNGDPDNYLSPLFSCNAVKSGINFARYCDPELDKLIAQGKETADQGKRTKAYEAAQQIIHDAALWIPLGYPTAAAITRTNVSGYHVSPFGRQNFGAVVVQ; encoded by the coding sequence ATGCGTTTCAAGTTGCTTGCCGCCGCCGCGGCGCTGACGGCCCTCGCCACCGTGCCCGCGCTGGCCGTCGCGAAGCCGCTCACCGTTTGCACGGAATCGAGCCCGGACGGCTTCGACGTCGTCCAGTACAACTCACTCGTCACGACCAACGCATCGGCGGATGTGATTTTCAATTCGCTCGTGTCGTACGACGAAGCGGCGAAGAAAGTCGTGCCGTCGCTCGCCGACAAGTGGGATGTGAGCACCGACGGCCTCACCTACACGTTCCATCTGCGTCCGAACGTGCAGTTCCAGACCACCGACTATTTCAAGCCCACGCGCGCGCTGAACGCCGACGACGTCGTCTTCACGTTCAGCCGCATGCTCGACGACAACAATCCGTGGCACAAGGTCGCGGGCGCGAGCGGCTTTCCGCACGCGCAGTCGATGGGTCTCGTGAAGCTGATCAAGGCGGTGTCGAAGGTCGACGACAACACGGTGAAGTTCGAACTGAACGAGCCGAACGCGACCTTCGTGTCGATCCTGACGATGGGCTTCGCGTCGATCTATTCGGCCGAATACGCAGACCAGTTGCTGAAGGCGGGCAAACAGGCCGACCTGAACGCGAAGCCTATCGGCACGGGCCCGTTCGTGCTGAAGGGCTACACGAAGGATTCGATCATCCGCTATGACGTGAACCCGTCGTACTGGGGCGCGAAGCCGAAGATCGACCGTCTGATCTACGCGATCACGCCCGATGCCGCCGTGCGCGCGCAAAAGGTGAAGGCGGGCGAATGCCAGATCGCGCTGTCGCCGAAACCGCAGGATGTCGCCGACGCAAAGCAGGACAAATCGCTCGCCGTCGTGCAGACGCCCGCGTTCATGACGGCGTTCGTCGCGCTGAACACGCAGAAGAAGCCGCTCGATAATCAAAAGGTGCGCGCGGCGCTGAACATGGCGTTCGATCGCACGTCGTACCTGAAAGCCGTGTTCGACAACACGGCAACGCCTGCCACCAATCCGTATCCGCCGAATACCTGGAGCTACGACAAGGCCGTCAAGCCGTGGCCGTACGACGCGGAGAAGGCGAAGAAACTGCTCGCCGAAGCGGGCTACCCGAACGGCTTCGAAACGACGATCTGGGTACGGCCGAACGGCAGCGTGCTGAATCCGAATCCGAAGGCCGGGGCGGAAATGCTGCAGGCGGACTTCGCGAAAATCGGCGTGAAGGCCGAGGTGAAAGTGATCGAATGGGGCGAATTGATCAAGCAGGCCAAGCAGGGACAGCACGACACGCTGTTCATGGGCTGGGCCGGCGACAACGGCGACCCCGACAACTATCTGTCGCCGCTGTTCAGCTGCAATGCGGTGAAGTCAGGGATCAACTTCGCGCGGTATTGCGACCCCGAACTCGACAAGCTGATCGCGCAAGGCAAAGAGACGGCGGATCAGGGCAAGCGCACGAAAGCGTATGAAGCCGCGCAGCAGATCATTCACGATGCCGCGCTGTGGATTCCGCTCGGTTATCCGACCGCGGCGGCGATCACGCGGACGAACGTGAGCGGGTATCACGTGAGCCCGTTTGGCCGCCAGAATTTTGGGGCGGTGGTGGTGCAGTAA
- a CDS encoding helical backbone metal receptor yields MRTRDFDAAGVEHAKAERGARIVSLVPSITELLFALKLDAQIVGRTGFCVHPRDKVRRVPKVGGTKAVKIDAVRALQPTHVIVNIDENERATVEQLREFVPHVVVTHPLAPEDNFALYALLGAIFDRDDEARALGVQLQTQLDACASREWPQQTVLYAIWREPWMTVARDTYISAMLRLVNWQTLPDVRGGATGAARYPSFDLDAAWLAQADRVLLSSEPYRFTQQHCDALSQDARLAGKRIGLVDSEQVSWYGSRAIDGIAYLLDYASR; encoded by the coding sequence ATGCGCACGCGTGACTTCGATGCAGCCGGTGTCGAGCACGCGAAAGCGGAACGCGGTGCGCGCATCGTGTCGCTGGTGCCGAGCATCACCGAACTTCTCTTTGCCTTGAAGCTGGATGCGCAGATCGTCGGGCGCACGGGTTTTTGCGTGCATCCGCGCGACAAGGTGCGCCGTGTGCCAAAAGTCGGCGGTACGAAAGCCGTGAAGATCGACGCCGTGCGCGCGCTGCAACCCACACATGTCATCGTGAATATCGACGAGAACGAGCGCGCAACTGTCGAACAGTTGCGCGAGTTCGTGCCGCATGTCGTCGTCACGCATCCCTTGGCGCCCGAGGACAACTTCGCGCTGTATGCGCTGCTCGGCGCGATTTTCGATCGCGACGACGAAGCGCGCGCGTTGGGCGTCCAGCTTCAGACGCAACTGGATGCATGCGCATCGCGCGAATGGCCGCAGCAAACCGTGCTGTACGCAATCTGGCGCGAGCCGTGGATGACCGTCGCGCGCGACACCTATATCTCGGCGATGCTACGCCTCGTGAACTGGCAGACGCTGCCCGATGTGCGCGGCGGCGCAACGGGCGCGGCGCGGTATCCTTCGTTCGATCTGGACGCCGCGTGGCTCGCTCAGGCCGACCGCGTGCTGCTGTCGAGCGAGCCGTATCGCTTCACCCAGCAACATTGCGACGCTCTCTCGCAGGATGCACGCCTCGCGGGCAAACGGATCGGGCTGGTCGACAGCGAGCAGGTGTCGTGGTACGGCTCGCGCGCGATCGACGGCATCGCGTATCTTCTGGACTACGCCAGCCGTTAG
- a CDS encoding SDR family oxidoreductase yields MNSPLKVFITGASSGIGEALAADYARRGAILGLVARRGDALAAFQQSHPQNAISVYSVDVRDAEALAQAAQQFIAEHGCPDIVIANAGISRGAVTGHGDLQTFRDVMDVNYFGMVATFEPFAQAMVDARKGALVGIASVAGVRGLPGSGAYSASKSAAAKYLEALRVEMRPFGVSVVTIAPGYIRTPMTAHNPYAMPFLMDADRFAAKVADAIARKKRFATFPWQMRLVSMLLHVAPRWLYDAVFEKAPRKPRAAQ; encoded by the coding sequence ATGAATTCACCATTGAAGGTTTTCATCACCGGCGCGTCCAGCGGTATCGGCGAAGCGCTCGCCGCCGACTATGCGCGGCGCGGCGCGATTCTCGGCCTCGTCGCCCGTCGGGGCGACGCGCTCGCCGCCTTCCAGCAGTCCCATCCCCAGAACGCAATCTCCGTGTATTCCGTCGATGTCCGGGATGCGGAGGCGCTCGCGCAGGCCGCGCAGCAGTTCATCGCCGAGCACGGCTGCCCCGACATCGTGATCGCGAATGCGGGCATCAGCCGCGGCGCCGTCACGGGCCACGGCGATCTGCAAACGTTTCGCGACGTGATGGACGTCAACTACTTCGGCATGGTCGCGACCTTCGAGCCGTTCGCGCAAGCAATGGTCGATGCGCGCAAGGGCGCCCTCGTCGGTATTGCGAGCGTCGCCGGCGTGCGGGGGTTGCCGGGTTCGGGCGCCTATAGCGCGTCGAAATCGGCGGCGGCGAAGTATCTGGAAGCGCTGCGCGTCGAGATGCGGCCGTTCGGCGTGTCGGTGGTGACGATCGCGCCGGGCTATATCCGCACCCCGATGACGGCGCACAATCCGTACGCGATGCCCTTCCTGATGGATGCGGACCGCTTCGCCGCAAAAGTCGCCGATGCGATCGCGCGCAAAAAACGCTTCGCGACCTTCCCGTGGCAGATGCGCCTCGTGTCCATGCTGCTGCACGTCGCGCCTCGCTGGCTGTACGACGCCGTCTTCGAAAAGGCTCCGCGCAAGCCGCGCGCAGCGCAGTAG
- a CDS encoding thiol:disulfide interchange protein DsbA/DsbL: MKKLLSILFLSIGLVASAVQAAPAAPVAGKDYTVLSTPQPVEAPAGKIEVIEFMWYGCPHCNEFDPYLEAWVKKQGPDVVFKRVPVAFRDDFIPHSKLYHAVDALGLANQLTPDIFHEIHVNKNYLLTPEDQAKFLKTKGVDPKKFMDAYNSFSTQSAIQRDKKLLEDFKIDGVPTLAVQGKYETGPAQTNSLPGTIQVLDYLVAQVRAKKM; encoded by the coding sequence ATGAAAAAACTGCTCAGCATTCTTTTCCTTTCGATCGGTCTCGTCGCGAGCGCGGTGCAAGCGGCGCCTGCCGCGCCCGTCGCCGGCAAGGACTACACGGTGCTGTCCACGCCGCAGCCCGTCGAAGCACCTGCCGGCAAGATCGAAGTCATCGAGTTCATGTGGTACGGCTGCCCGCACTGCAACGAGTTCGACCCGTATCTCGAAGCGTGGGTCAAGAAGCAGGGCCCGGACGTCGTGTTCAAGCGCGTGCCCGTTGCGTTCCGCGACGACTTCATTCCGCACTCGAAGCTCTATCACGCAGTGGATGCGCTCGGCCTTGCCAATCAGCTCACGCCGGACATCTTCCACGAAATCCACGTCAACAAGAACTATCTGCTGACGCCGGAAGACCAGGCCAAATTCCTCAAGACGAAGGGTGTCGATCCGAAGAAGTTCATGGACGCGTACAACTCGTTCTCGACGCAGAGCGCGATCCAGCGCGACAAGAAGCTGCTCGAAGACTTCAAGATCGACGGCGTGCCGACGCTGGCCGTGCAGGGCAAGTACGAAACGGGTCCGGCGCAGACCAACAGCCTGCCGGGCACGATTCAGGTACTCGACTACCTGGTTGCGCAGGTTCGCGCCAAGAAGATGTAA
- a CDS encoding SPOR domain-containing protein yields MAKPRRTTKQSKQTGGTFLGIVLGLIVGLAIAVVVALYITRAPTPFVAKVAPPAASDSGASQPQYDPNRPLQGKTPGQPVPQAAQPAPPNTAPGQTTNQTQTSGMLEEPQIVEVPPSNNGVAVAPKPAQDNGANNGTTTAAIPPKKAPNPTSAPATTASNAPTQPPKAGSTPNANAAPPAANDANTGYLLQVGAYKTSADAEQQRARLAFQGFESKVTQRDAGGVTYYRVRIGPFSKFEDMNTTRQRLSDAGVDTAVIRFTKQ; encoded by the coding sequence ATGGCAAAACCACGCCGCACTACAAAGCAGTCGAAACAAACCGGGGGCACTTTTCTCGGTATCGTGCTGGGCCTGATCGTCGGCCTGGCCATCGCGGTGGTGGTGGCGCTCTACATCACGCGCGCACCGACGCCGTTCGTTGCGAAGGTCGCGCCGCCCGCTGCGTCCGATAGCGGCGCAAGCCAGCCGCAATACGACCCGAACCGTCCGCTGCAAGGCAAGACCCCCGGCCAGCCGGTGCCGCAAGCTGCGCAACCCGCGCCGCCCAACACCGCGCCAGGCCAGACCACGAACCAGACCCAGACGTCGGGCATGCTCGAAGAGCCGCAGATCGTCGAAGTGCCGCCGTCGAACAACGGCGTCGCCGTCGCGCCGAAGCCCGCGCAGGACAACGGTGCCAACAACGGCACGACCACGGCAGCCATTCCGCCGAAGAAGGCGCCGAACCCGACCAGCGCACCCGCCACGACGGCCAGCAACGCGCCGACGCAGCCGCCCAAGGCCGGCTCGACGCCGAACGCCAACGCCGCGCCGCCCGCCGCGAACGACGCGAACACCGGCTATCTGCTGCAGGTCGGCGCCTACAAGACGTCCGCCGACGCCGAACAGCAGCGCGCGCGCCTCGCGTTCCAGGGCTTCGAATCGAAGGTCACGCAGCGCGATGCGGGTGGTGTGACGTACTATCGCGTGCGTATCGGCCCGTTCTCGAAGTTCGAGGACATGAACACCACGCGTCAGCGTCTTTCGGATGCGGGCGTCGATACGGCCGTGATCCGCTTCACCAAGCAGTGA
- the argS gene encoding arginine--tRNA ligase, protein MLPAHKHTLETLLTDVVKQVAQATQGESEAAFIAPAITLERPKVAAHGDVACNVAMQLAKPLRANPRQLAQQVVDALLAHPLAKGLVDSAEVAGPGFINLRLSAASKQAVIAAVFEQRETFGRSQRDAGKRVLVEFVSANPTGPLHVGHGRQAALGDATSNVLASQGYDVHREFYYNDAGVQIGNLAISTQARARGLKPGDAGWPEAAYNGEYIADIARDYLNGETVSASDGEPVKGAGDVEDLEAIRRFAVAYLRHEQDMDLQAFGVKFDQYYLESSLYKEGRVEKTVSELIAAGKTYEQEGALWLRTTDDGDDKDRVMRKSDGTYTYFVPDVAYHETKWERGFTKVINIQGSDHHGTIARVRAGLQGLGIGIPKGYPDYVLHKMVTVMRDGQEVKISKRAGSYVTVRDLIEWSGGALPGQEASPDLLDEETIRRGRDAVRFFLISRKADTEFVFDVDLALKQNDENPVYYVQYAHARICSVINEWKSRYGADEAVLPSVSLAPLDSERAMALLQKLAEYPDMLTHAADELAPHAVAFYLRDLAGEFHSFYNAERVLVDDEAPRNARIALLAATRQVLANGLAVIGVSAPAKM, encoded by the coding sequence ATGCTGCCTGCACACAAACACACTCTCGAAACCCTGTTGACCGACGTGGTCAAGCAGGTCGCCCAGGCGACGCAAGGTGAATCCGAAGCCGCGTTCATCGCGCCCGCCATCACGCTCGAACGGCCGAAGGTTGCCGCGCACGGCGACGTCGCGTGCAACGTCGCGATGCAGCTCGCCAAGCCGCTGCGCGCGAACCCGCGCCAGCTCGCGCAGCAGGTCGTCGATGCGCTGCTCGCGCATCCGCTCGCCAAAGGCCTCGTCGACAGCGCCGAAGTGGCGGGTCCGGGCTTCATCAACCTGCGTCTGTCGGCGGCTTCCAAGCAGGCCGTGATCGCCGCCGTGTTCGAGCAACGCGAAACCTTCGGCCGCTCGCAGCGCGACGCCGGCAAGCGCGTGCTGGTCGAGTTCGTTTCGGCCAATCCGACCGGCCCGCTGCACGTCGGCCACGGCCGCCAGGCCGCGCTCGGCGATGCGACGTCGAACGTGCTCGCGTCGCAAGGCTACGACGTGCACCGCGAGTTCTACTACAACGACGCCGGCGTGCAGATCGGCAATCTCGCCATCTCGACGCAGGCGCGCGCCCGTGGCCTGAAACCGGGCGACGCAGGCTGGCCCGAAGCCGCGTACAACGGCGAATACATCGCTGACATCGCGCGCGACTACCTGAACGGCGAGACCGTCTCTGCCAGCGACGGCGAACCCGTCAAGGGCGCGGGCGACGTCGAAGACCTCGAAGCGATTCGCCGTTTCGCCGTCGCGTATCTGCGTCATGAGCAGGATATGGACCTGCAGGCGTTCGGCGTGAAGTTCGACCAGTACTACCTCGAATCGTCGCTGTACAAGGAAGGCCGCGTCGAGAAAACCGTGAGCGAACTGATCGCGGCCGGCAAAACCTACGAGCAGGAAGGCGCGCTGTGGCTGCGCACCACCGACGACGGCGACGACAAAGACCGCGTAATGCGCAAGTCCGACGGCACGTACACGTACTTCGTGCCCGACGTCGCGTATCACGAGACGAAGTGGGAACGCGGCTTCACCAAGGTCATCAACATCCAGGGCTCGGACCACCACGGCACGATCGCGCGCGTGCGCGCCGGGCTGCAGGGTCTTGGCATCGGCATTCCGAAGGGCTATCCCGACTACGTGCTGCACAAGATGGTCACCGTGATGCGCGACGGCCAGGAAGTGAAAATCTCGAAGCGCGCGGGCAGCTATGTGACCGTGCGCGATCTGATCGAATGGTCGGGCGGCGCGCTGCCGGGCCAGGAGGCCTCGCCCGACCTGCTCGACGAAGAAACGATCCGCCGCGGCCGCGACGCCGTGCGCTTCTTCCTGATCTCACGCAAGGCCGACACGGAGTTCGTGTTCGACGTCGATCTCGCGCTCAAGCAGAACGACGAGAACCCGGTGTACTACGTGCAGTACGCGCACGCGCGCATCTGCTCGGTGATCAACGAATGGAAGTCGCGCTACGGCGCCGATGAAGCCGTGCTGCCGTCCGTCAGTCTCGCGCCGCTCGACAGCGAGCGCGCGATGGCCCTGCTGCAGAAGCTCGCCGAATACCCCGACATGCTCACCCATGCCGCCGACGAGCTTGCGCCGCATGCCGTCGCGTTCTATCTGCGCGACCTCGCAGGCGAATTTCACTCGTTCTACAATGCCGAACGCGTTCTCGTCGACGACGAAGCGCCGCGCAACGCGCGCATCGCGCTGCTCGCGGCGACGCGCCAGGTGCTGGCTAACGGCCTTGCTGTGATCGGCGTGTCGGCACCCGCAAAAATGTAA
- a CDS encoding DUF1840 domain-containing protein translates to MLITFKCRSAPDVVMLENLAQYLLGIIGKRLGERGVINHDELGVAISKLEAAIVTDKQERAEHEGHFHEGEEGHEHHEIPIGLAQRSYPFLDMLRAAQKDNTDIVWGL, encoded by the coding sequence ATGCTGATTACTTTCAAATGCCGCTCCGCCCCCGATGTGGTGATGCTGGAGAATCTCGCCCAATATTTGCTGGGCATCATCGGCAAGCGGCTCGGCGAACGCGGCGTGATCAATCACGACGAACTGGGCGTGGCGATCTCGAAGCTCGAAGCCGCCATCGTCACGGACAAGCAGGAGCGCGCCGAGCATGAAGGCCACTTCCACGAAGGGGAGGAAGGCCACGAGCACCACGAAATTCCGATTGGTCTCGCGCAACGGTCGTATCCGTTTCTCGACATGCTGCGCGCGGCGCAGAAGGACAATACGGATATCGTCTGGGGCCTGTGA